The Hymenobacter chitinivorans DSM 11115 genome window below encodes:
- the metF gene encoding methylenetetrahydrofolate reductase [NAD(P)H], with the protein MKVTEHLSRADGKTLFSFEVLPPRKGENIQTLFSNIEPLLEFKPPFIDVTYHREEYVYRQHPNGLLEKKTVRRRPGTVGICAAIKNRFDVDTVPHLICGGFSKEETENALIDLHFLGIDNVLALRGDPIKSEGHFKAEPDGHAYACDLIGQVSNLNKGEYLDEEQDDTWATDFCIGTAGYPEKHFESPNYGADLRYLKHKVDRGADYIVTQMFFDNEQYFNFEKRCRDAGITVPIIPGLKPLTTKGQLTMLPRSFYLNIPEELAEAVHHAPDNEAARQIGIEWCINQSKELMAHGVPCLHYYSMGKSESIRRVASQLF; encoded by the coding sequence ATGAAAGTAACCGAACACCTGTCCCGCGCCGACGGCAAAACGCTGTTTTCCTTCGAAGTGCTGCCGCCCCGCAAGGGCGAGAATATCCAGACGCTGTTTTCCAACATCGAGCCCCTGCTGGAGTTCAAGCCGCCGTTTATCGACGTGACCTACCACCGGGAGGAGTACGTGTACCGCCAGCACCCCAACGGCCTGCTGGAAAAGAAAACCGTGCGCCGCCGCCCCGGCACCGTCGGCATTTGCGCGGCCATCAAAAACCGCTTCGACGTGGACACCGTGCCCCACCTCATCTGCGGGGGCTTCTCGAAGGAGGAAACCGAAAACGCCCTGATTGATTTGCACTTCCTGGGCATCGACAACGTGCTGGCGTTGCGCGGCGACCCAATCAAGAGCGAAGGCCACTTCAAGGCCGAGCCCGACGGCCACGCCTACGCCTGCGACCTGATCGGCCAGGTTTCCAACCTCAACAAGGGCGAATACCTCGACGAAGAGCAGGACGACACCTGGGCCACCGACTTCTGCATCGGCACGGCCGGCTACCCCGAAAAGCACTTCGAGTCGCCGAACTACGGGGCCGACCTGCGCTACCTCAAGCACAAGGTGGACCGCGGCGCCGACTACATCGTGACCCAGATGTTTTTCGATAACGAGCAGTACTTCAACTTCGAGAAGCGCTGCCGCGACGCGGGCATCACCGTGCCCATCATTCCCGGCCTTAAGCCCCTGACCACCAAAGGCCAGCTCACGATGTTGCCCCGTTCCTTCTACCTCAACATTCCCGAGGAGCTAGCCGAGGCCGTGCACCACGCTCCCGACAACGAAGCCGCCCGCCAGATCGGCATCGAGTGGTGCATCAACCAAAGCAAGGAGCTCATGGCCCACGGCGTGCCCTGCCTGCACTACTACTCCATGGGCAAGTCCGAATCCATCCGCCGGGTGGCCTCCCAGCTGTTTTGA
- a CDS encoding tetratricopeptide repeat protein yields MSTLDDLFAQLRVATTPTEIDALQNGIWQLWLMSGDPRLDKEMEAGLRVLAAGDYTAAIRVFTGVLEQQPEFAEAWNKRATAYYLRGEYRASLLDIAQTLQREPRHFGALSGWATILQTMGDYRAALRVLHRLEALCPYLPGLQARLHDLRDQLDENL; encoded by the coding sequence ATGTCAACCCTCGACGACCTGTTTGCCCAGCTGCGGGTGGCTACCACGCCCACCGAAATTGACGCCCTGCAAAACGGCATCTGGCAACTGTGGCTGATGAGCGGAGACCCGCGGCTGGACAAGGAAATGGAAGCGGGCCTGCGCGTGCTGGCCGCCGGCGACTATACGGCCGCCATTCGGGTATTTACCGGGGTTCTGGAGCAGCAGCCCGAGTTTGCCGAAGCCTGGAACAAGCGCGCCACGGCCTATTACCTGCGCGGCGAGTACCGCGCCTCCCTGCTCGATATTGCCCAGACCCTGCAGCGGGAGCCCCGGCACTTCGGGGCCCTGTCGGGCTGGGCCACTATTCTGCAGACCATGGGCGACTACCGGGCGGCCCTGCGGGTGCTGCACCGCCTCGAAGCCCTGTGCCCCTACCTGCCCGGCCTGCAAGCTCGGCTACACGACCTGCGCGACCAGCTCGACGAAAACTTATAG
- a CDS encoding energy transducer TonB, translated as MKKTVLVVLLACALPTVSWSQRLRKSEFESGMIEKGNKVGVWEYYAYTRDGRQVIVQKYDHTTNKLVFFRPVEDVPYDVELQPGQWTRSRVDQPPLFIGGDPALATYTTKLVYPTVAQDRKIQGKVLISFAIDTLGRASGHKVLMSVGGGCDEEALRVCRTIPNQWIPARKDGRAVPVVYELPFTFRLQTAAQ; from the coding sequence ATGAAAAAAACTGTACTCGTTGTACTGTTGGCTTGCGCGTTGCCAACGGTTAGCTGGTCCCAGCGCCTCCGCAAATCTGAGTTTGAGAGCGGAATGATTGAAAAAGGCAACAAAGTCGGCGTCTGGGAATACTACGCCTACACCCGCGACGGCCGGCAGGTAATCGTGCAGAAGTACGACCACACGACCAACAAGCTGGTTTTTTTCCGCCCCGTGGAAGACGTGCCCTACGATGTGGAGCTGCAGCCCGGCCAGTGGACCCGCAGCCGCGTCGACCAGCCCCCTCTCTTTATCGGCGGCGACCCGGCCCTGGCTACGTATACCACCAAGCTGGTGTACCCCACGGTGGCCCAGGACCGCAAAATCCAGGGTAAAGTCCTCATTTCCTTTGCCATCGACACGCTGGGCCGGGCTTCGGGCCACAAGGTGCTCATGAGCGTGGGCGGCGGCTGCGACGAGGAAGCTCTGCGGGTGTGCCGCACCATCCCAAACCAGTGGATTCCGGCCCGCAAAGACGGCCGGGCCGTGCCGGTGGTTTACGAGCTGCCCTTCACCTTCCGCCTCCAGACCGCGGCGCAGTAG
- a CDS encoding L-lactate MFS transporter, translated as MADSLLDRSRTIAPPGYNRWLVPPAALAIHLAIGQAYAFSVFNKPLGALLSGNVDKPAAADWTPSQIGWTFSLAIVLLGLSAAIFGKWLERVGPRKAMLAASLCFGGGFLIGSLGVSMHNIWLLYLGYGVVGGIGLGIGYISPVSTLIKWFPDRKGVATGMAIMGFGGGAMIGSPLANNLMAHFKDSAPLGVAPTFIVMGLIYLAFMQFGVWTIRVPADDWKPAGYVPNAEHSALITTGNVSADNAIKTPQFWLLWVVLLTNVTAGIGVLETASPLIQETFSDAAMGTGRGVTAAAAAGFVGLLSLFNLLGRFFWSSASDKLGRKVTYAIYFGLGIALYALIPSLGHNLQLTLFVVVACVIISMYGGGFATIPAYLSDLFGKYQVGAIHGRLLTAWSTAGVLGPLIVHNLHEGAQAKGLTGAAAYQNVFYTMAGLLVLGLLANLAVTAVKDQYYEKGAVTPEAGGH; from the coding sequence ATGGCCGATTCTCTTCTGGACCGCAGCCGCACCATTGCCCCGCCGGGTTACAACCGCTGGCTGGTGCCACCCGCCGCACTGGCTATTCACCTGGCCATCGGGCAGGCCTACGCCTTTAGCGTGTTCAACAAACCCCTGGGCGCCCTACTCAGCGGCAACGTGGATAAGCCCGCCGCCGCAGACTGGACGCCAAGCCAAATTGGCTGGACGTTTTCCCTGGCTATTGTGCTGTTGGGCTTGTCGGCGGCTATTTTCGGCAAATGGCTGGAGCGGGTGGGCCCGCGCAAGGCCATGCTGGCCGCCTCGCTCTGCTTCGGGGGCGGCTTTCTGATTGGCTCCCTGGGCGTATCGATGCACAATATCTGGCTGCTCTACCTCGGCTACGGCGTGGTGGGCGGCATCGGGCTGGGCATCGGCTACATTTCGCCCGTCAGCACGCTTATTAAGTGGTTTCCGGACCGCAAGGGCGTGGCTACCGGCATGGCCATCATGGGCTTCGGCGGCGGGGCCATGATTGGCTCCCCGCTGGCTAACAACCTGATGGCCCACTTCAAAGACTCGGCCCCGCTGGGCGTGGCGCCCACGTTTATCGTGATGGGCCTGATTTATCTGGCCTTCATGCAGTTCGGCGTCTGGACCATCCGGGTGCCGGCCGACGACTGGAAACCCGCCGGCTACGTGCCCAATGCCGAGCACAGCGCCCTGATTACCACCGGCAACGTCTCGGCCGACAACGCCATTAAAACCCCGCAGTTCTGGCTGCTCTGGGTGGTGCTGCTCACCAACGTGACGGCCGGTATCGGGGTGCTCGAAACGGCTTCACCTCTCATTCAAGAAACCTTTTCGGATGCGGCTATGGGTACGGGCCGGGGCGTCACGGCGGCGGCGGCGGCGGGGTTTGTGGGTTTGCTGAGCTTGTTTAACCTGCTGGGCCGCTTCTTCTGGTCGTCGGCTTCCGATAAGCTGGGCCGCAAAGTCACCTACGCCATTTACTTCGGCCTGGGCATTGCCCTCTACGCCCTGATTCCCAGCCTGGGCCACAACCTGCAGCTGACTTTGTTCGTGGTAGTGGCCTGCGTGATAATCAGCATGTACGGCGGCGGCTTTGCCACCATTCCGGCTTACCTGTCCGATTTATTTGGTAAGTACCAGGTGGGCGCCATTCACGGCCGCCTGCTCACGGCCTGGAGCACGGCCGGGGTGCTGGGCCCACTGATTGTGCACAACCTGCACGAGGGCGCCCAAGCCAAGGGCCTAACCGGCGCGGCGGCCTACCAAAACGTGTTCTACACCATGGCCGGCCTGCTGGTACTGGGTTTGCTGGCCAACCTGGCCGTGACGGCCGTCAAGGACCAGTACTACGAAAAGGGCGCCGTAACGCCCGAGGCCGGCGGCCACTAG
- a CDS encoding N-acetylmuramoyl-L-alanine amidase — MASFLSGRLGLLLLLLLAGSFSAGAQALIESAETVPAVNQWLGPGDRLQVRLKGRPGQRVTFLNGQPMTELAPALTKGQRGIYQGTYVVQPGDTLQNRPILFQVLRNDTVALAAAFSKSRVRFLSPHQPQLALTKGPLAYLNYGLGEDRLGGAKFGYLDSAVMLHLTGMVGGQYRVRLAENQLAWVPQDVVRLLPPGGFVPASLTGSCSVTGDSLYDYVQVPLDARLPYRSQLLTNPTRLVVDVFGATSNTNWITQRGTTKELGDVYYEQPQPDVFRLILPLQHAQAWGYGIEYRGTTLRIRVKRPPAKLRLQGLTIGLDAGHGGDNVGATSPSGSQEKVLTLAIAQKLRQELEKAGARVLMTREADVSVENGSRVLRMRQLNPDLLLSIHVNSSGSAAVQGTSTYYRYVAYRPLALAIYNEILKTGLKGFGNVGSFNFNLNGPTEYPNALIETAFVSNPADEKRLLDPAFQQQLVERIRAGVEQFLKDTQAKGPRGWLLHEPAQN; from the coding sequence ATGGCTAGCTTTCTTTCCGGCCGGCTCGGCCTGCTGCTCTTACTGCTGCTGGCGGGCAGCTTTTCCGCCGGGGCCCAGGCCCTCATTGAGTCCGCGGAAACCGTGCCGGCCGTGAATCAGTGGCTCGGGCCCGGCGACCGGCTGCAGGTGCGGCTCAAGGGCCGGCCCGGGCAGCGCGTGACTTTTCTCAACGGTCAGCCCATGACCGAGCTGGCCCCGGCCCTGACTAAAGGCCAACGCGGCATTTATCAGGGCACGTACGTGGTGCAGCCCGGCGACACGCTCCAGAACCGGCCCATCCTGTTTCAGGTGCTGCGCAACGACACGGTGGCCCTGGCTGCGGCCTTCAGCAAAAGCCGGGTGCGGTTTCTCAGCCCCCACCAGCCCCAGCTGGCCCTGACCAAAGGCCCGTTGGCTTACCTCAACTACGGCCTGGGCGAAGACCGGCTCGGCGGGGCCAAGTTCGGCTACCTCGACTCGGCCGTGATGCTCCACCTCACGGGCATGGTGGGCGGCCAGTACCGGGTGCGCCTGGCCGAAAACCAGCTGGCCTGGGTGCCCCAGGACGTGGTGCGCCTGCTGCCGCCCGGGGGCTTCGTGCCCGCCTCCCTCACCGGCTCCTGCAGCGTCACCGGCGACTCGCTCTACGACTACGTGCAAGTGCCCCTCGACGCCCGGCTGCCCTACCGCTCCCAGCTCCTGACCAACCCCACGCGGCTGGTGGTCGACGTTTTCGGGGCCACTTCCAATACCAACTGGATAACCCAGCGCGGCACCACCAAAGAGTTGGGCGACGTGTACTATGAGCAGCCCCAGCCCGACGTGTTTCGCCTCATACTCCCGCTCCAGCACGCCCAGGCCTGGGGCTACGGCATCGAGTACCGGGGCACCACGCTGCGTATCCGGGTGAAACGGCCGCCGGCCAAGCTGCGCCTGCAGGGCCTCACCATCGGCCTCGACGCGGGCCACGGCGGCGACAATGTGGGAGCTACTTCGCCCAGTGGCAGCCAGGAGAAAGTACTGACGTTGGCCATTGCCCAGAAGCTGCGCCAGGAGCTGGAAAAAGCCGGGGCCCGGGTATTGATGACCCGGGAAGCGGATGTGTCGGTGGAAAATGGCTCCCGGGTGCTGCGCATGCGTCAGCTCAACCCCGATTTGCTGCTCAGTATCCACGTCAACTCCTCGGGCAGCGCCGCCGTGCAGGGCACCAGCACCTACTACCGCTACGTGGCCTACCGCCCCCTGGCGCTGGCCATCTACAATGAAATCCTCAAAACCGGCCTCAAGGGCTTTGGCAACGTGGGCAGCTTCAACTTCAATTTGAACGGGCCCACCGAATACCCCAACGCCCTGATTGAAACGGCCTTCGTCTCGAACCCCGCCGACGAAAAGCGCCTGCTCGACCCGGCCTTTCAGCAGCAGCTGGTCGAGCGAATCCGGGCCGGAGTCGAGCAGTTTCTGAAGGACACCCAGGCCAAGGGGCCCCGGGGCTGGCTGCTGCACGAGCCTGCCCAGAATTAA